A region from the Bacillus thuringiensis genome encodes:
- a CDS encoding thioredoxin family protein yields the protein MSKKILFSSLVILISIGSLFFIFTSKDLDKPNYTNIDMKEYKGKINTKDNFYIYVYKTSCTACQTTKPSLNEVIKEDKKKVFAINMESEENMDIEFLKKNNIQKTPTLLKYKNGEEMNRVEGIQSKSELKSFLAE from the coding sequence ATGTCAAAAAAAATCCTGTTTTCCAGTTTAGTTATTCTAATAAGTATAGGTTCTCTCTTTTTTATTTTCACTTCAAAAGACTTAGATAAACCTAATTATACTAATATCGATATGAAGGAATATAAAGGTAAAATAAACACAAAAGATAATTTTTATATTTACGTTTACAAAACTAGCTGTACAGCATGCCAAACTACTAAGCCATCATTAAATGAAGTGATTAAAGAAGATAAGAAAAAGGTATTTGCTATAAATATGGAGTCAGAAGAAAATATGGATATTGAATTTTTGAAAAAAAATAACATTCAAAAAACACCCACGCTACTAAAATATAAAAATGGGGAAGAAATGAACCGGGTAGAAGGGATCCAATCTAAATCTGAATTAAAGTCATTTTTGGCAGAATAA
- a CDS encoding peptidase domain-containing ABC transporter, translated as MKYVHTKQQEEYDCGIACVASIFKYYHLHHGINYLRDQVTYKNGYDLKDLLALFSQVNNFSCKAVEINKEDIEEALKHIEGPCIALINKQVNESYEGHYIIIYKRKKNKLVISDPGNDKISTITIDEFKKHTTGIFLLIESKNSNSDKKTSYHQKFFRELIKNNKLSISFVLCLSILFVLFSISNSFFFKLVIDEIIPHNYDYLLLEFTLIFLGINFLSNAFDYLRTYIINKAAIKLDQSISKEFFRKILKLPINFFENRDDGDIISRFNDIYYIRNLVNVAFVSVILNTVIFLGIGFVLYNINVLLFFTVLILTLILIAFTFMYYDIIQKRNKDSMSKNADTQSFLIQFIKNMTNIYSLNKKEYFSSAFNKIFNRELNAALKEAVTITNNNGLKKLVQTSFSIILLYVGAKQIMADTISLGDLLFINSLTMFMLSSLTGLIELQGEIQKSLVAKDRLTDLMNYPVIQNKPQTDITRIKDISIDNLNFNINDHCIIKNVNMNISNNEKVILIGESGSGKTTFSKLLNKLYQTNASQIYINGVDINEINDNSLRKELIYLNENPFLFKNTIKENICMGEYFTEDEIIKACQIAQIYDVITSLPKGFNFVINDSNSNLSTGQKQRLCLARAILHKPSVLILDESLSNVDPDNFVKIYDALLGLNSIIIFITHNPEYITKYDKKFIFREKSIFEMQRELEKQLN; from the coding sequence ATGAAATACGTACATACAAAACAACAAGAAGAATATGATTGTGGAATTGCTTGTGTAGCATCTATTTTTAAATATTATCATTTGCATCATGGTATTAATTATCTTAGGGATCAAGTTACTTATAAAAATGGATATGATTTAAAAGATTTGTTAGCGTTATTTAGTCAAGTTAATAATTTTTCTTGTAAAGCTGTTGAGATAAATAAAGAAGATATTGAAGAGGCACTAAAGCATATTGAAGGACCTTGTATAGCTTTAATAAATAAACAGGTCAATGAATCTTATGAAGGTCACTATATAATTATTTATAAACGGAAGAAAAATAAATTGGTAATAAGTGACCCGGGTAACGATAAAATATCTACAATTACTATTGATGAATTTAAAAAACATACTACAGGCATATTTCTTCTAATTGAATCTAAAAATAGTAATTCTGATAAAAAAACAAGTTATCATCAGAAATTTTTCAGGGAATTGATTAAAAATAATAAATTAAGTATCTCATTTGTCTTATGTTTATCTATTTTGTTTGTTTTATTTTCAATTAGTAACTCATTCTTCTTTAAACTCGTAATAGATGAGATTATTCCTCACAATTATGATTACCTATTGTTAGAATTTACTTTGATTTTTTTAGGAATCAATTTTTTAAGTAATGCATTTGATTATTTAAGAACTTACATAATTAATAAGGCTGCAATAAAATTAGATCAATCTATATCAAAAGAATTTTTCAGGAAAATATTAAAATTACCTATTAATTTTTTTGAAAATAGGGATGATGGTGACATTATATCAAGATTTAATGATATTTATTATATTAGAAATTTAGTAAATGTAGCTTTTGTTTCAGTAATATTAAATACTGTAATTTTTTTGGGAATAGGATTCGTCCTTTATAACATTAATGTTTTACTTTTTTTCACTGTTCTTATTTTGACGTTGATTTTGATAGCATTTACTTTTATGTATTATGATATTATCCAAAAAAGAAATAAAGATTCTATGAGTAAAAATGCTGATACACAATCTTTTTTAATACAATTTATAAAAAATATGACTAATATTTATTCTTTAAATAAGAAAGAATATTTTTCCTCTGCATTTAACAAAATATTCAATAGGGAACTTAATGCGGCGTTAAAAGAAGCAGTTACAATAACAAATAATAATGGACTAAAAAAACTTGTTCAGACTTCATTTTCTATCATATTATTATATGTTGGTGCTAAACAGATTATGGCGGATACTATATCATTAGGGGATTTACTTTTTATAAACTCTTTAACTATGTTTATGCTAAGCTCTCTAACAGGATTAATTGAATTGCAAGGAGAAATCCAAAAATCACTTGTCGCTAAGGATAGATTGACTGATTTAATGAATTATCCAGTAATTCAAAATAAGCCTCAGACAGATATTACAAGGATTAAAGACATTTCTATAGACAATTTAAACTTTAATATTAATGATCACTGTATTATTAAAAATGTTAATATGAATATTTCTAATAACGAAAAAGTTATTTTAATTGGTGAAAGTGGTTCAGGAAAAACTACGTTTTCTAAATTATTAAACAAACTCTATCAAACTAACGCCTCACAAATATATATTAATGGTGTTGATATTAATGAAATTAATGATAATAGTTTAAGAAAGGAACTTATTTATTTAAATGAAAATCCATTTCTCTTCAAAAATACAATTAAAGAAAATATATGTATGGGAGAATATTTTACTGAAGATGAAATTATAAAGGCTTGTCAAATTGCACAAATTTATGATGTAATCACTTCACTCCCTAAAGGTTTTAATTTCGTAATAAATGATAGTAATTCCAATTTATCTACGGGACAAAAACAGCGATTATGCCTTGCTAGAGCAATTCTTCACAAACCAAGTGTTTTAATTTTAGATGAATCACTTAGTAATGTAGATCCTGATAATTTCGTGAAAATTTATGATGCTTTATTAGGTTTAAATTCGATAATAATTTTTATTACACATAATCCTGAGTATATAACAAAATATGATAAGAAATTTATTTTTAGAGAAAAATCCATCTTCGAAATGCAAAGAGAATTAGAGAAACAATTAAATTAG